A single window of Pseudomonas lijiangensis DNA harbors:
- a CDS encoding putative nucleotidyltransferase substrate binding domain-containing protein, with amino-acid sequence MSKADAFTQAGKTAVLQNIHGTMQFLQKFPPFNQMENAHLAYLVEQCQLRFYACDESIIKPADGAVEHFYIVKQGRVVGERPHSAKGGTETTFEITTGECFPLAALLGERATRTEHLAAEDTFCLQLNKPAFIKLFALSTTFRDFALRGVSSLLDQVNHQVQQRAVETLGTQYSLNTRLGELAMRHPVMCDPETPMREAVRMMHEQQVGSIVIVDEQQAPLGIFTLRDLREAVADVNADFSQPIRHTMSQAPFHLSPDASAFDAAIAMTGRHIAHVCLVKNGRLCGVVSERDLFSLQRVDLVHLARTIRNAPRIEALTNLRGDIVQLVDRMLAHGASSTQITQIITLLNDHTVCRVIELTLEERGDPGVPFSWLCFGSEGRREQTLHTDQDNGILFEASDAVQAAEIRTLLLPIAERINQSLALCGFSLCKGNIMASNPDLCLSRSEWSRRFSSFVREATPENLLASSIYFDLRVVWGDEAGCEQLRRGILDQVADNRLFQRMMADNALRQRPPVGRFKDFVLARKGSDKDTLDLKTEGLTPFVDGARLLALANGIGANNTLERLRQLVEREVIDPLDGAAYEEAYHFIQQTRMLQHQLQSRQNLPYSNRIDPDTLNHLDRRILRESFRQAQRLQTSLTMRYQL; translated from the coding sequence ATGAGCAAAGCCGACGCTTTCACCCAGGCAGGCAAAACTGCGGTGTTGCAAAACATCCACGGCACCATGCAGTTCCTGCAAAAATTTCCGCCGTTCAACCAGATGGAAAACGCACACCTTGCGTATCTGGTCGAGCAATGTCAGCTCCGTTTTTACGCCTGCGACGAGAGCATCATCAAGCCTGCCGATGGTGCAGTAGAGCACTTTTATATCGTGAAGCAAGGCCGAGTGGTAGGGGAACGACCACATTCGGCAAAAGGTGGCACCGAAACCACCTTTGAAATCACCACCGGAGAATGCTTCCCGCTGGCAGCCCTGCTGGGCGAACGGGCCACACGCACCGAACATCTGGCAGCCGAAGATACTTTTTGCCTGCAATTGAACAAACCGGCCTTCATCAAACTGTTTGCACTGTCCACCACCTTCCGGGACTTCGCCTTGCGCGGTGTCAGCAGCCTGCTGGATCAGGTCAATCATCAAGTCCAGCAACGCGCCGTGGAAACCCTGGGCACTCAATACTCCCTGAATACCCGCCTTGGCGAACTGGCCATGCGCCATCCGGTGATGTGCGACCCTGAAACACCGATGCGCGAAGCGGTCAGGATGATGCATGAGCAGCAAGTGGGCAGCATCGTGATTGTCGATGAGCAGCAGGCACCGCTCGGTATCTTCACCCTGCGGGACTTGCGCGAAGCGGTTGCCGACGTGAATGCCGACTTCAGCCAGCCCATCAGGCACACCATGAGCCAGGCACCGTTTCATCTGAGCCCCGACGCCAGCGCCTTCGATGCGGCCATCGCCATGACCGGTCGCCATATTGCCCACGTCTGCCTGGTCAAGAACGGACGCCTGTGCGGCGTGGTATCGGAGCGCGACCTGTTTTCCCTGCAACGTGTGGATCTGGTGCACCTGGCCCGCACCATTCGCAATGCACCACGGATCGAAGCACTGACCAATCTGCGCGGCGATATCGTGCAACTGGTCGACCGCATGCTGGCCCACGGTGCCTCTTCAACCCAGATCACCCAGATCATCACCCTGCTCAACGACCATACTGTCTGCAGGGTCATCGAATTGACCCTGGAAGAAAGAGGCGACCCCGGCGTGCCTTTCAGTTGGCTGTGTTTCGGCAGTGAAGGACGGCGCGAACAGACGCTGCACACCGATCAGGACAACGGCATTCTGTTCGAAGCCAGCGATGCCGTGCAGGCCGCCGAAATACGCACGCTGTTGCTGCCCATCGCCGAACGCATCAATCAGAGCCTTGCCCTGTGCGGCTTCAGCCTGTGCAAAGGCAATATCATGGCCAGCAATCCCGACCTGTGCCTGTCACGCAGCGAATGGTCCAGACGCTTCTCGTCCTTCGTGCGCGAAGCCACACCCGAGAACCTGCTGGCATCGAGCATCTACTTTGATCTGCGAGTGGTCTGGGGCGACGAAGCCGGGTGTGAACAATTACGCCGTGGCATTCTCGATCAGGTCGCAGACAATCGTCTGTTCCAGCGCATGATGGCCGACAATGCGCTGCGACAGCGTCCACCAGTCGGACGCTTCAAGGACTTCGTGCTGGCGCGCAAGGGCAGCGACAAAGACACTCTGGACCTGAAAACCGAAGGCCTGACGCCATTTGTCGATGGCGCACGGCTGCTTGCGCTGGCCAATGGTATCGGCGCCAACAACACGCTGGAACGGTTGCGGCAACTGGTGGAGCGCGAGGTCATCGACCCGCTGGACGGCGCCGCCTATGAAGAGGCTTATCACTTCATCCAGCAGACCCGCATGCTGCAACATCAGTTGCAAAGCCGTCAGAACCTGCCGTACTCAAACCGCATCGATCCGGACACCCTCAACCACCTGGACCGGCGCATCCTGCGCGAATCGTTTCGCCAGGCACAGCGCCTGCAAACCAGCCTGACCATGCGTTATCAACTATGA
- a CDS encoding 3'-5' exonuclease, giving the protein MNLFEWLRPRPKKTPLEQQHLQRLAELPPFAPLSEESLRKQRWVVLDLETSGLNMNRDQVLSIGAVVIEDGAIDLGQQFERTILRVDHKVSPAVLIHGLAPSTIAAGSEPVEAFLDFLEFAGSSPMLAFHAPFDQHMLSRALKDSLDYRLQHPFFDVAEIAPMLCPDASFCQAGLDDWTNFFGLHAEERHHASADALVTAELALILFSHARRQGIDSPARLEESLGQWRRRKQNHSF; this is encoded by the coding sequence ATGAATCTGTTCGAGTGGCTACGACCACGCCCGAAAAAGACGCCGCTGGAGCAGCAGCACCTGCAGCGTCTGGCAGAGCTGCCGCCCTTCGCGCCACTGAGTGAGGAGTCCTTGCGCAAGCAGCGCTGGGTCGTGCTGGATCTGGAAACCAGCGGCCTGAACATGAACCGCGATCAGGTCCTGTCCATCGGTGCCGTAGTGATCGAAGACGGGGCCATCGATCTGGGCCAGCAGTTCGAGCGCACCATCTTGCGTGTCGATCACAAGGTCAGCCCGGCCGTGCTGATTCATGGCCTGGCGCCCAGCACCATCGCCGCGGGCAGCGAGCCGGTGGAAGCTTTTCTGGACTTCCTGGAGTTCGCAGGCTCAAGCCCGATGCTGGCGTTCCATGCACCATTCGACCAGCACATGCTGTCCCGTGCCCTGAAGGACAGTCTGGATTATCGCTTGCAGCATCCTTTCTTCGATGTCGCTGAAATCGCCCCGATGCTCTGCCCCGACGCCAGCTTTTGTCAGGCCGGGCTGGACGACTGGACGAACTTTTTCGGGCTGCACGCCGAAGAACGTCACCATGCCAGCGCCGATGCGCTGGTCACGGCTGAACTGGCCCTGATCCTGTTCAGCCACGCCCGCCGCCAGGGCATCGACAGCCCTGCACGGCTGGAGGAATCCCTGGGGCAATGGCGCAGGCGCAAGCAGAACCACTCGTTTTAA
- the ltnD gene encoding L-threonate dehydrogenase has translation MTTKNVGVIGLGAMGLGIARSLLRNGFNVHACDVRTSVTEAFAQEGGVACDSPASMAAACDVIITVVVNAEQTEAVLFGENGAIGALRPGSLVIGCATVAPTFAVELGQRLVDQGLLYLDAPISGGAAKAAAGQMTMMTSGPAESYAKAEAVLNGMAGKVYRLGDVHGLGSKVKIINQLLAGVHIAASAEAMALGLREGVDADALYEVITNSAGNSWMFENRVPHILNADYTPLSAVDIFVKDLGLVLDTARTSKFPLPLSATAHQMFMQASSAGFGREDDSAVIKIFPGIELPKAKPEQA, from the coding sequence ATGACTACGAAGAATGTTGGCGTTATCGGCCTGGGTGCCATGGGACTGGGTATTGCCCGTTCGCTGCTGCGCAATGGTTTCAATGTGCATGCCTGCGATGTACGTACCAGCGTGACCGAAGCGTTCGCCCAGGAAGGCGGTGTTGCCTGTGACTCGCCAGCAAGCATGGCGGCCGCCTGCGACGTGATCATCACCGTCGTCGTCAACGCCGAGCAGACTGAAGCGGTCCTCTTTGGCGAGAACGGTGCCATCGGCGCACTGCGTCCCGGCAGCCTGGTCATCGGCTGTGCCACCGTCGCGCCAACCTTCGCAGTCGAACTGGGCCAGCGCCTGGTCGATCAAGGCCTGCTGTATCTCGATGCCCCGATCTCCGGCGGCGCGGCCAAGGCAGCAGCTGGCCAGATGACCATGATGACCTCAGGCCCGGCCGAGTCCTACGCCAAGGCAGAAGCCGTGCTCAACGGCATGGCGGGCAAGGTCTATCGCCTGGGCGATGTCCATGGCCTGGGCTCGAAAGTCAAAATCATCAACCAGTTGCTGGCCGGCGTGCACATCGCGGCAAGCGCCGAAGCCATGGCCCTGGGCCTGCGCGAAGGTGTCGATGCCGACGCCCTGTACGAAGTGATCACCAACAGCGCCGGTAACTCGTGGATGTTCGAGAACCGTGTACCGCACATCCTCAACGCGGATTACACCCCGCTGTCGGCGGTGGACATTTTCGTCAAGGATCTGGGCCTGGTACTGGATACCGCCCGCACCAGCAAATTCCCGCTGCCGCTGTCGGCCACGGCTCACCAGATGTTCATGCAGGCTTCCAGCGCCGGTTTCGGCCGTGAAGATGACTCTGCGGTGATCAAGATTTTCCCGGGCATCGAACTGCCGAAAGCCAAACCAGAACAAGCCTGA
- the otnK gene encoding 3-oxo-tetronate kinase gives MTSTSSRPLLGCIADDFTGATDLANMLVRGGMRTVQSIGIPSAEMAAGLDADAIVIALKSRTTPTAEAIDESLAALEWLRERGCEQIFFKYCSTFDSTAAGNIGQVSEALLEKLGSDFTLACPAFPENGRTIFRGHLFVQDQLLNESGMQNHPLTPMTDANLVRVLQEQTSKKVGLLRYDTVAKGVDAVRSRIAELRADGVSMAIADAVSDADLYVLGEACADLPLLTGGSGLALGLPGNFRKAGKLRDIDAAKQAAVGGGEVVLAGSASVATNGQVAAWLEDNRPALRINPLELAAGKPVVEQALAFARDAGQTVLIYATSTPDEVKAVQKELGVERSGAMVEEALGQIAKGLLESGVRRFVVAGGETSGAVVQALGVQLLQIGAQIDPGVPATVSSGAQPLALALKSGNFGARDFFAKALKQLAGEA, from the coding sequence ATGACTTCGACTTCCTCTCGCCCGTTGCTGGGCTGCATCGCCGATGACTTCACCGGTGCCACGGACCTGGCCAACATGCTGGTTCGCGGCGGCATGCGCACCGTGCAAAGTATCGGTATCCCGAGCGCTGAAATGGCAGCCGGCCTTGATGCCGACGCCATCGTGATCGCCCTCAAGTCGCGCACAACACCCACCGCCGAAGCCATCGATGAGTCGCTGGCTGCGCTGGAATGGCTGCGCGAGCGCGGTTGCGAGCAGATCTTCTTCAAATACTGCTCGACCTTCGACTCGACAGCCGCTGGCAACATCGGCCAGGTCAGCGAAGCCCTGCTGGAAAAACTCGGCAGTGACTTCACCCTGGCGTGCCCTGCCTTCCCGGAAAACGGCCGCACGATCTTCCGTGGTCACTTGTTCGTTCAGGACCAGTTGCTCAACGAATCCGGCATGCAGAACCATCCGCTGACGCCCATGACCGACGCCAATCTGGTGCGCGTTCTGCAAGAGCAGACCAGCAAGAAAGTCGGCCTGTTGCGCTATGACACCGTCGCCAAGGGCGTGGACGCCGTACGCAGCAGAATCGCCGAGCTGCGCGCCGACGGCGTGAGCATGGCCATTGCCGATGCCGTTTCCGATGCCGACCTTTATGTACTGGGCGAAGCCTGTGCCGACCTGCCGCTGCTGACCGGTGGTTCGGGTCTGGCGCTGGGCCTGCCGGGCAACTTCCGCAAGGCTGGCAAGCTGCGCGATATCGATGCGGCAAAACAGGCCGCCGTCGGCGGTGGCGAAGTCGTCCTGGCGGGCAGCGCTTCGGTGGCCACCAATGGCCAGGTCGCGGCCTGGCTGGAAGACAACCGCCCTGCCCTGCGCATCAATCCGCTGGAGCTGGCGGCAGGCAAGCCGGTGGTCGAGCAGGCCCTGGCTTTCGCTCGCGATGCCGGGCAAACCGTTCTGATCTATGCCACCAGCACGCCGGATGAAGTCAAGGCCGTGCAGAAGGAGCTGGGTGTCGAACGCTCCGGCGCCATGGTCGAGGAAGCGCTGGGGCAGATCGCCAAAGGCTTGCTGGAGTCGGGCGTACGTCGCTTTGTCGTCGCCGGTGGCGAAACGTCGGGTGCAGTGGTTCAGGCGCTCGGCGTGCAATTGCTGCAGATCGGCGCACAGATCGATCCGGGCGTTCCGGCGACCGTCAGCAGCGGCGCACAGCCGCTGGCGTTGGCACTCAAGTCCGGCAACTTCGGTGCCCGTGACTTCTTCGCCAAAGCCCTCAAGCAACTGGCAGGAGAAGCTTGA
- the otnC gene encoding 3-oxo-tetronate 4-phosphate decarboxylase — protein sequence MSSEKALREEICDVGRLLYGRSYTVGSAGNISARLDDGWLITPTDACLGRLNPADIAKVNLAGEWVSGNKPSKTLALHREVYDRNPEVGGVVHTHSTHLVALTLAGVWKEDDILPPLTPYQVMKVGHIPLIGYERPGSPKVAERVAQLANSVRGVMLERLGPVVWESSVAKACYALEELEETARLWLMTNPKPAPLDPAALEELRQVFGAKW from the coding sequence ATGAGCAGCGAAAAAGCCCTGCGCGAAGAAATCTGCGATGTCGGCAGACTGCTGTATGGCCGTAGCTACACGGTCGGCAGCGCCGGCAACATCAGTGCCCGCCTCGACGACGGCTGGCTGATTACCCCGACCGACGCCTGCCTGGGCCGACTGAACCCGGCGGATATCGCCAAGGTCAATCTGGCGGGCGAATGGGTGTCCGGCAACAAGCCGTCCAAGACCCTGGCGCTGCATCGCGAGGTCTATGACCGCAACCCGGAAGTCGGCGGCGTGGTGCACACCCACTCGACGCATCTGGTCGCGCTGACGCTGGCCGGCGTCTGGAAAGAAGACGACATCCTGCCGCCACTGACGCCGTATCAGGTCATGAAAGTCGGGCATATCCCGCTGATTGGCTACGAACGTCCGGGCTCCCCGAAAGTCGCCGAGCGCGTCGCACAACTGGCCAACAGTGTGCGCGGCGTGATGCTGGAGCGACTGGGCCCGGTGGTCTGGGAAAGCTCGGTCGCCAAGGCCTGCTACGCCCTGGAAGAACTCGAAGAAACCGCTCGCCTGTGGCTGATGACCAACCCCAAGCCTGCGCCACTGGACCCGGCAGCCCTTGAAGAGCTGCGTCAGGTCTTCGGCGCGAAGTGGTAA
- a CDS encoding GntT/GntP/DsdX family permease yields the protein MTPFMLMAIAGAGIALLLFLVLKYKFQPFVALMLVSIIVALVAGVKPADLVATIEGGMGKTLGHIAIIIALGAMIGRIIELSGGAEALARTLIDRFGNKRTPLALTVAGFMVGIPVFFEVGVIILMPLAYGVARAARKPLLIFALPMCAALLAVHAFLPPHPGAVAAASQLGADLGRVLMLGIPMVAVLCIIGYFVAGRMTRKTYPMTDDIRAEVYGPHVTNEDLEAWARNDYSTVRETTQARTMGGEESASSLASKLPPAPAPGFGLIIGLILLPIVLILLGTLATTMLPVTSTLRGVLTVLGAPLVALLIDTLLCAWLLGTRRGWSRSQVSDVIGSALPGVAMVILIAGAGGVFGKVLVDTGIGAVVSEALRHTGLPVLALGFLLTMLLRAVQGSTTVALVTTAGILSPLIATLDLSANHLALLCLAMGGGGLAMSHINDAGYWMFTKLAGLNVADGLRTWTVLVTLLGTLGFVLTLLLWPFV from the coding sequence ATGACTCCTTTCATGTTGATGGCTATTGCGGGTGCAGGGATCGCACTGCTGCTGTTTCTGGTTCTCAAATACAAATTCCAGCCTTTCGTGGCCCTGATGCTGGTCAGCATCATCGTGGCACTGGTAGCCGGTGTGAAACCGGCCGATCTGGTCGCGACCATCGAAGGCGGCATGGGCAAGACCCTTGGCCATATCGCGATCATCATTGCCCTGGGCGCGATGATCGGGCGCATCATCGAACTGTCGGGAGGCGCCGAAGCACTGGCCAGAACGCTGATCGACCGCTTCGGTAACAAGCGCACGCCACTGGCGCTGACCGTTGCAGGCTTCATGGTCGGTATTCCGGTGTTCTTCGAAGTGGGCGTGATCATTCTCATGCCACTGGCCTACGGCGTGGCACGTGCGGCCCGCAAACCGCTGCTGATCTTTGCCTTGCCGATGTGCGCCGCGTTGCTGGCCGTGCATGCCTTCCTGCCGCCGCATCCGGGTGCCGTCGCTGCTGCCAGCCAGCTGGGTGCAGACCTGGGTCGTGTGCTGATGCTGGGCATTCCGATGGTCGCGGTGCTGTGCATCATCGGTTACTTCGTCGCCGGTCGCATGACCCGCAAGACCTACCCGATGACAGACGATATCCGTGCCGAAGTCTACGGCCCGCATGTCACCAACGAAGACCTGGAAGCCTGGGCGCGCAACGACTATTCCACTGTCCGCGAAACCACGCAGGCCAGGACGATGGGCGGCGAAGAAAGCGCCAGCAGTCTGGCAAGCAAGCTGCCGCCAGCGCCTGCACCGGGTTTCGGCCTGATCATCGGGCTGATTCTGCTGCCTATCGTGCTGATCCTGCTGGGAACACTGGCCACCACCATGCTGCCGGTGACGTCCACGCTGCGTGGCGTTCTGACCGTCCTCGGTGCTCCACTGGTTGCCCTGCTGATCGACACCCTGCTGTGCGCCTGGTTGCTGGGTACACGTCGCGGCTGGAGCCGTTCCCAGGTATCGGACGTCATCGGCTCGGCACTGCCGGGCGTGGCCATGGTGATCCTGATCGCTGGCGCCGGTGGCGTGTTCGGTAAAGTGCTGGTCGATACCGGCATCGGCGCAGTGGTTTCCGAAGCCTTGCGCCATACCGGCCTGCCGGTTCTGGCTCTGGGCTTCCTGCTGACCATGCTGCTGCGTGCGGTCCAGGGCTCCACCACTGTGGCGCTGGTTACCACCGCCGGTATTCTGAGCCCGCTGATCGCCACGCTGGACCTGAGCGCCAACCATCTGGCCCTGCTCTGCCTGGCCATGGGCGGTGGCGGTCTGGCCATGTCGCACATCAACGACGCGGGTTACTGGATGTTTACCAAGCTGGCAGGCCTGAACGTCGCCGACGGCTTGCGCACCTGGACCGTACTGGTCACGCTGCTGGGTACATTGGGCTTCGTCCTGACCCTGCTGCTCTGGCCCTTCGTCTGA
- the otnI gene encoding 2-oxo-tetronate isomerase has protein sequence MPRFAANLSMLYPQHDFLERFAAAAADGFGAVEYLFPYDYSPQELKQRLSDNGLVQALFNAPPGDWAAGERGIATLPGREAEFRSGIEKALEYAQVLGNDRIHVMAGLLPGEDLRQRHQAVYLENLTFAAEQAKAAGITVLIEPINTRDMPGFFLNRQDQAQDICRQVGADNLKVQFDCYHCQIVEGDLTAKLRRDFAGIGHIQIAGVPDRHEPDLGELNYAHLFEVIDQLGYKGWIGCEYRPKGDTSEGLAWLRQLQA, from the coding sequence ATGCCTCGTTTTGCCGCCAACCTCAGCATGCTGTACCCACAGCATGATTTCCTTGAGCGCTTCGCCGCAGCCGCTGCCGATGGTTTCGGCGCGGTCGAGTATCTGTTTCCCTACGACTACAGCCCGCAGGAGCTCAAGCAACGCCTGAGCGACAACGGTCTGGTGCAGGCGCTGTTCAACGCTCCGCCGGGCGACTGGGCCGCCGGTGAACGAGGCATCGCCACCTTGCCGGGCCGTGAGGCGGAATTTCGCAGCGGCATCGAAAAGGCACTGGAATATGCCCAAGTGCTCGGTAATGACCGGATTCACGTCATGGCAGGCCTGCTGCCCGGCGAAGACCTGCGTCAGCGCCATCAGGCGGTGTACCTGGAAAACCTGACGTTTGCGGCTGAACAGGCCAAGGCTGCCGGAATCACGGTGCTGATCGAGCCGATCAACACACGCGACATGCCGGGCTTCTTCCTCAATCGTCAGGATCAGGCCCAGGATATTTGCCGTCAGGTGGGTGCCGACAACCTCAAGGTCCAGTTCGACTGCTACCACTGCCAGATCGTCGAAGGCGACCTGACAGCCAAGCTGCGTCGCGACTTTGCCGGGATTGGCCACATCCAGATCGCGGGCGTGCCGGATCGTCACGAACCGGATCTGGGCGAGCTGAACTACGCGCACCTGTTCGAGGTGATCGACCAGTTGGGCTATAAAGGCTGGATCGGTTGCGAATATCGTCCGAAGGGCGATACCAGTGAAGGCCTGGCGTGGCTGCGCCAATTGCAGGCTTGA
- a CDS encoding acyl-CoA thioesterase — protein MNFHTRKWVKPEDLNPNGTLFGGSLLRWIDEEAAIYAIVQLGNQRVVTKYISEINFVSASRQGDIIELGITATEFGRTSITLMCEVRNKITRKSILTVEKMVFVNLGEDGLPAPHGRTEIRYIKDQFDTQEE, from the coding sequence ATGAATTTCCACACCCGCAAGTGGGTCAAGCCCGAAGACCTCAACCCCAACGGTACGCTGTTCGGTGGCAGTCTGCTGCGCTGGATCGATGAAGAGGCGGCGATCTACGCCATCGTCCAGTTGGGCAATCAGCGTGTGGTGACCAAGTACATCTCGGAAATCAACTTCGTCAGCGCTTCGCGCCAGGGCGACATCATCGAGCTGGGGATCACCGCCACCGAGTTCGGGCGTACGTCGATCACTCTGATGTGTGAGGTCCGTAACAAGATCACTCGCAAGAGCATCCTGACGGTAGAGAAGATGGTGTTCGTCAACCTGGGCGAAGACGGATTGCCTGCGCCCCATGGCCGTACTGAAATCCGCTACATCAAGGACCAGTTCGATACACAGGAAGAATAA
- the ahcY gene encoding adenosylhomocysteinase, whose protein sequence is MSAVITPAEFNDFKVADISLAAWGRRETIIAESEMPALMGLRRKYAGEQPLKGAKILGCIHMTIQTAVLIETLVALGAEVRWSSCNIFSTQDQAAAAIAAAGIPVFAWKGETEEEYEWCIEQTILKDGQPWDANMILDDGGDLTEILHKKYPQMLDRIHGVTEETTTGVHRLLDMLAKGELKIPAINVNDSVTKSKNDNKYGCRHSLNDAIKRGTDHLLSGKQALVIGYGDVGKGSAQSLRQEGMIVKVTEVDPICAMQACMDGFEVVSPFIDGENDGTEASIDKALLGKIDLIVTTTGNVNVCDANMLKALKKRAVVCNIGHFDNEIDTAFMRKNWAWEEVKPQVHKIHRTGAGAFDPQNDDYLILLAEGRLVNLGNATGHPSRIMDGSFANQVLAQIFLFDQKYADLSPAQKAERLTVEVLPKKLDEEVALEMVRGFGGVVTKLTKTQADYIGVTVEGPFKPHAYRY, encoded by the coding sequence ATGAGTGCTGTAATCACGCCTGCAGAATTCAACGATTTCAAAGTGGCCGATATTTCCCTGGCTGCCTGGGGCCGTCGCGAAACCATCATCGCCGAATCCGAAATGCCTGCCCTGATGGGTCTGCGCCGCAAGTACGCCGGTGAGCAACCGCTCAAGGGCGCCAAGATCCTCGGCTGCATCCACATGACCATCCAGACTGCCGTGCTGATCGAAACTCTGGTCGCACTGGGCGCCGAAGTTCGCTGGTCGTCGTGCAACATTTTCTCCACCCAGGATCAGGCTGCTGCCGCAATCGCCGCTGCCGGCATTCCTGTGTTCGCCTGGAAAGGCGAGACCGAAGAAGAATACGAGTGGTGCATCGAGCAGACCATCCTGAAAGATGGCCAGCCTTGGGACGCCAACATGATCCTCGACGACGGCGGCGACCTGACCGAGATCCTGCACAAGAAATACCCACAGATGCTTGATCGCATCCACGGCGTGACCGAAGAAACCACCACTGGCGTACACCGCCTGCTGGACATGCTGGCCAAGGGCGAGCTGAAAATCCCGGCCATCAACGTCAACGACTCGGTCACCAAGAGCAAGAACGACAACAAGTACGGCTGCCGTCACAGCCTGAACGACGCCATCAAGCGCGGTACCGACCACCTGCTGTCCGGCAAGCAGGCGCTGGTCATCGGTTACGGCGACGTGGGCAAGGGCTCGGCTCAGTCCCTGCGTCAGGAAGGCATGATCGTCAAGGTCACCGAAGTCGACCCGATCTGCGCCATGCAAGCCTGCATGGACGGTTTCGAAGTGGTTTCCCCGTTCATCGACGGTGAAAACGACGGCACCGAAGCCAGCATCGACAAGGCCCTGCTGGGCAAGATCGACCTGATCGTGACCACCACCGGCAACGTCAACGTCTGCGACGCGAACATGCTCAAGGCGCTGAAAAAACGCGCTGTGGTCTGCAACATCGGTCACTTCGACAACGAAATCGACACCGCTTTCATGCGCAAGAACTGGGCATGGGAAGAAGTGAAGCCACAGGTTCACAAGATCCACCGCACCGGCGCTGGCGCTTTCGACCCACAGAACGACGACTACCTGATCCTGCTGGCCGAAGGCCGTCTGGTTAACCTGGGCAACGCCACAGGTCACCCAAGCCGCATCATGGACGGCTCGTTCGCCAACCAGGTTCTGGCTCAGATCTTCCTGTTCGACCAGAAGTACGCCGACCTGTCGCCAGCCCAGAAAGCCGAGCGCCTGACCGTTGAAGTACTGCCGAAGAAACTAGACGAAGAAGTGGCCCTGGAAATGGTCCGCGGCTTCGGCGGCGTCGTGACCAAACTGACCAAGACCCAGGCCGACTACATCGGCGTGACCGTCGAAGGCCCGTTCAAGCCACACGCTTATCGTTACTAA
- the metF gene encoding methylenetetrahydrofolate reductase [NAD(P)H]: MSQDRRFSFEFFPTKTDAGHEKLLTVARQLASYNPDFFSCTYGAGGSTRDRTINTVLQLENEVKIPAAPHLSCVGDSKAELRELLTQYKNAGIKRIVALRGDLPSGMGMASGELRYASDLVSFIREETGDHFHIEVAAYPEMHPQAHNFENDLKNFVHKANAGADSAITQYFFNADSYFHFVERVQKQGVSLPIVPGIMPITNYSKLARFSDACGAEIPRWVRKQLEAYGDDIQSIQAFGEQVITEMCERLLEGGAPGLHFYTLNQAEPSLAIWNNLKLPR; this comes from the coding sequence ATGTCCCAAGACCGCCGTTTCAGCTTCGAGTTCTTCCCGACCAAGACCGACGCTGGGCATGAAAAGCTGCTGACCGTTGCGCGTCAGCTGGCCAGTTACAACCCGGATTTCTTCTCCTGCACCTATGGTGCCGGTGGTTCTACCCGTGACCGCACGATCAACACCGTGCTGCAACTGGAAAACGAAGTCAAAATCCCTGCCGCACCGCACCTGTCGTGCGTGGGTGACAGCAAAGCCGAACTGCGCGAACTGCTGACCCAATACAAGAATGCCGGCATCAAACGCATCGTCGCCCTGCGCGGCGACCTGCCGTCCGGCATGGGTATGGCCAGCGGTGAACTTCGCTACGCCAGCGACCTGGTTTCCTTCATCCGTGAAGAAACCGGCGATCACTTCCATATCGAAGTGGCGGCGTACCCGGAGATGCACCCTCAGGCTCACAACTTCGAAAACGACCTGAAAAACTTCGTGCACAAGGCCAACGCCGGTGCAGACAGTGCGATCACCCAGTACTTCTTCAACGCCGACAGCTACTTCCACTTCGTGGAACGTGTTCAGAAGCAAGGCGTGAGCCTGCCGATCGTGCCGGGCATCATGCCTATCACCAACTACAGCAAGCTGGCCCGTTTCTCGGATGCCTGCGGTGCGGAAATCCCGCGCTGGGTTCGCAAGCAACTGGAAGCCTATGGCGACGACATCCAGAGCATCCAGGCGTTTGGCGAACAGGTCATCACCGAAATGTGCGAACGCCTGCTTGAAGGCGGCGCACCGGGCCTGCACTTCTACACGCTCAACCAGGCAGAACCGAGCCTGGCCATCTGGAACAACCTGAAGCTGCCACGCTGA